The proteins below come from a single Papaver somniferum cultivar HN1 chromosome 11, ASM357369v1, whole genome shotgun sequence genomic window:
- the LOC113323028 gene encoding nascent polypeptide-associated complex subunit alpha-like protein 1: MTAQTQEELLAAHLEQQKIDLDEPTVEDEEDDDEDDDDEDDEHDDVEGHPDGSGRSKQSRSEKKSRKAMLKLGMKPIPGVSRVTVKKSKNILFVISKPDVFKSPTSDTYVIFGEAKIEDLSSQLQTQAAEQFKAPDLSQVISKPETSAAAQDDEEVDETGVEPKDIELVMTQAGVSRSKAVKALKACDGDIVSAIMELTT; the protein is encoded by the exons ATGACTGCTCAAACTCAAGAAGAGCTTCTCGCCGCCCACCTCGAACAACAGAAGATCGAT CTTGATGAGCCCACGGTTGAAGACGAagaggatgatgacgaggatgacgatgatgaggatgatgagcaTGATGATGTTGAAG GACACCCTGATGGAAGTGGTAGGTCAAAGCAGAGTAGAAGCGAGAAGAAGAGTCGGAAGGCAATGTTGAAGCTTGGAATGAAACCCATCCCCGGTGTCAGCCGTGTTACCGTCAAGAAGAGCAAGAAC ATTTTGTTCGTCATCTCTAAACCAGATGTTTTCAAGAGCCCAACATCAGACACATATGTAATCTTTGGAGAGGCAAAGATTGAGGACTTGAGCTCACAATTGCAGACTCAAGCTGCAGAACAGTTTAAGGCTCCTGATCTCAGTCAAGTAATCTCCAAACCCGAGACATCTGCTGCTGCTCAGGATGATGAAGAAGTGGATGAGACAGGAGTGGAACCTAAGGACATCGAGTTGGTTATGACTCAGGCTGGAGTATCCAGGTCAAAGGCTGTGAAGGCTCTCAAGGCTTGTGATGGTGACATTGTTTCCGCTATCATGGAATTGACCACCTAG